In Xiphophorus maculatus strain JP 163 A chromosome 18, X_maculatus-5.0-male, whole genome shotgun sequence, a single genomic region encodes these proteins:
- the p2ry1 gene encoding P2Y purinoceptor 1, translating to MTTELNLTSFLNETSQRGCNLTKTGFQFYYLPTVYIMVFLTGLVGNSLAIWMFVCHMRPWSSISVYMFNLALADFCYVLSLPFLIFYYFNKTNWIFGDVLCRLQRFIFHVNLYGSILFLTCISVHRYTGVVHPLKSLGRLKKKNAVITSALVWLIVVISMSPILYYSRTGLKRNATTCYDTTTEDELPGYFIYSMTLTVFGFCVPFIIIFCCYGMIVKALIYNDMNNAPLRQKSIHLVIIVLAVFAVSYLPFHVMKNLNMRARLYFQSPDMCEFNNRVYATYQVTRGLASLNSCVDPILYFLAGDTFRRKLSRATKKTSRKGDTVLQSKSDETALNSLAEYVENGNRRN from the coding sequence ATGACCACGGAGTTGAACCTGACCTCCTTCCTGAATGAAACCTCCCAAAGAGGATGCAACCTCACCAAGACAGGTTTCCAGTTCTACTACCTGCCCACTGTTTACATCATGGTTTTCCTCACCGGGCTGGTGGGCAACAGCCTGGCCATCTGGATGTTCGTGTGCCACATGAGACCCTGGAGCAGCATCTCCGTCTACATGTTCAACCTGGCCCTGGCTGACTTTTGCTACGTCCTCTCTCTGCCTTTCCTCATCTTCTACTACTTCAACAAGACCAACTGGATATTCGGGGACGTCTTGTGTCGCCTCCAGCGCTTTATATTCCACGTGAACCTCTATGGAAGTATTCTGTTTCTCACCTGCATCAGTGTTCACAGGTACACCGGCGTGGTGCACCCGCTCAAGTCTCTGGGCAGACTGAAAAAGAAGAACGCCGTCATCACCAGCGCTCTGGTGTGGTTGATAGTTGTCATTAGTATGTCCCCGATTCTTTATTATTCCAGGACAGGTCTGAAGCGTAACGCGACCACTTGCTACGACACGACCACGGAGGACGAGCTGCCGGGTTATTTCATTTACAGCATGACTTTGACTGTGTTCGGGTTCTGCGTCCCGTTCATCATCATATTCTGCTGCTACGGCATGATTGTCAAGGCGTTGATCTACAACGACATGAACAACGCGCCCCTCAGGCAGAAATCCATCCACCTGGTCATCATCGTGCTTGCGGTCTTCGCCGTCTCCTACCTGCCGTTCCACGTCATGAAAAACCTCAACATGCGGGCGAGGCTGTACTTCCAGAGCCCCGACATGTGCGAGTTCAACAACCGCGTCTACGCCACGTACCAGGTGACGCGGGGCCTCGCCAGCCTCAACAGCTGCGTGGATCCCATCCTTTACTTCCTGGCCGGGGATACGTTCAGGAGGAAGCTGTCCCGGGCCACCAAGAAAACCTCTAGGAAGGGGGACACCGTCCTTCAGTCCAAGAGCGACGAGACGGCTCTCAACAGCCTGGCCGAGTACGTGGAGAACGGGAACCGCAGGAACTAA